The Schistocerca gregaria isolate iqSchGreg1 chromosome X, iqSchGreg1.2, whole genome shotgun sequence nucleotide sequence ACTCATATCTCATAATAGGGAACCACAAAATGAAATCTGTGTGGAAACTTATTAATAATCATACAAGCAAACATGCAAACACAAGTAATAAATCCcccataaaacacaaaaatgaaattgttGATGATCCACTGCTAATAGTTAATATATTTAATGATCATTACATTAATATAGCCCAACAACATGTCCACAAGTGTATATAGTCCAAAGATAAACGTAATACCTCCAATAAATGGAAAGACAATGCTCTTATATCACATAACACCTGAAGAAGTACATATGGCTATCAGTAAAGTAAATAGTAAAATGACCTGCCAATTTGTTTGAACCactgacaaaattattaaatatagtgACAATAATATTTTCTCTCAACTTGTGGACATAATCAATGACTCCTTTGGAATTGGTGTGTTTCTAAGTGAACTTCAGCAGTCACCAATAATAACAGATTATAAAGGGGTGAAAAGTTTGATATTAAAAATGTCAGATCACTATCATTATAACCCACACTTTCAAAAATAATCAAAAGAATAATGTATCACAGATTGCTAGAGTTCTTGTAAATGaacagaatggtttcagaaaaggcaaatCAACACAAATTGCTCTCTTCAATTTCTTAAAACTTCTTTACAAAGCTATAGGGGACAAGGAACTGGTCTGTGGGTTGTTTTTGGACGTTTCCAAAGCGTTTGATCTTATAAGTCACAAACTACTACTGCCACAACTATATAGTTATGGTGTCCATGGTGTTTTCTATCAGTGATTCAAGTCGTATTTAACTGATAGAaaacaaagagtgcaaatttcTCAAGATGGTAATATGTATCATTCTGAATATAATAGGAGTTAATTATGGGGTGTCCCAGAGCTTCACAATAGGATCATTGTTTTTCTTGGTTCTTATTAATGACCTACCACAAAGATTTTCAACAGCGATACActatattgtttgctgatgataccagatTCTTTATAAAATGGAAGAATGGTTATGAATGCAGCAAGAAATCGAAAAAACAGCAAAAGTGGCTGAAAATGGTTTAAAGGTAATTATCTAGGTATCAGTGACAAGAAAACTTTAAGAATGATCTGCAACCGTATAAGAAACAAAAATAGGACAAATGTAAAATTCAAATTATCAAACAACCAAACTCAGCAAAAGAATCacataaaatttttagttttacagTTGGGTGAGCATCTGAGATGGGAAAACATGTATAAATGCTCAACAAGAAACTAAGCAAGCAATGGTACATTTGAAGAGTTCTTAAAGATTGCTGCAATACTGAAACAGTGTTAAGTGCTTATTACAGATTCATGCATAGTATACTGAGGTATGGTCTAGTATTCTGGTCAAATGCCCCTCTGTGCAAAGCAATCTTTTAAACTTCGGAAGAGAACTGTAAGATTAATAAGTGATATTGCTTACAGAGAATCATGTAGAAGTATCTTTAAGGAACCAAAAATTATGATCTTACCACCTATATTTAAATATGAAATCATTTGCTTCATTAAAAACCATCAAGTTTCTGCTTTGTACAGTACGTCACACAATTATCACACAAGGGACAAGGATGATTGTCATAGGGAGGTACatagaagccggccagagtggccgagtggttctaggcgctatagtctggaaccacgtgaccgctacggtcgcaggttcgaatcctacctcgggcatggatgagtatgatgtccttaggttagttaggtttaagtagttttaagttctaggtaactgatgacctcatatgttaagtcccatagttttcagagccatttgaaccattttgtacacagAAAATCAGTATATACAGACAATGTTGTTTACAAACCGAACATTCTTTACAGTGTATTGCCTGCTAACATCAAAAAATACCAAtcattaatacatttaaaaattatataaaaatatataaaagatgTATAAAAATCTACTAATAAACAATAGCTTCTACAGCATTAATGAATACCTGTAATTCTGTTCAAATCTGTAGGTCTGCTCACAATCTACCTAAGCAAAAATAAAGGCTTACATATGCTCAGCTGTAGGTGACACAGAtggcagaatactgggaaaatgcagtcaattTACAAAGGAGAATGCTTATATGTCACCTGTGCATCGAATATTAGAATATTGCGCCAAGTAAATGGGACCCAAACCAAAAAGGACGAACAGGTGACTTTCAGTGTATGTAAAGAAGGTAGtgtgaatggtcacaggcttgtttgactcAAGAAAGAGCAGAAACAAATGGAAAAAGAACCTGAATTGACCGACACATTCAGATATACTGAAAGTATTAGACAAATGCTTACACGCTAAATTTTAAGAAGATGTATTAAGTGGATAATCTAGAGATAGTCACCTTCTCCTATGTATCACACGAATTATAGCACACCAAAAAGCATATGAGCAGCCATTTTACCGTTGTCCATACTCAACTGGAACCAGAAGAAACCTTAACCTGTTGCCTACTATTCTCTGATCCACTTCCATGCACTTTGCCGATGTCTGAATAGTATATGTATAGATATGGTAGTTACTTGAGTGTTATAATTATCGTGCATTATACAGAAGCTGAATGCCTTCACAATCTGTGCCAGTTCTAAACAAAACTCCAACAGAATGGTCTAATACGTAATTTACATAAACATGAATTGTTCCAACCTCGAGTAGAATAACTATGCCACATCCTTATCAGTAGATGCACAGGACTGATTCAAAACATGTTGAAGCTGTCACTTACTTACCATTGGCAACAAACCAGAAGGAACTCTCGGGCTTCTTAGGAAAAGTAAATTATTACTCCAAATCCACATTATACACATGTGAGTTTGGAACTGGTGATAACCCTATACTTTTCCAGGTACAGCACTTTATTACCAATGGCTGACCTGCAAACCTACCTTCCACATCAGCATTGGAACTCTGCGTAAATCAGTTTCTCTAGCATCAATTGCAGGTCATCAGCAGAGTCACTCTCCACCTATTGGAAAATGAAGACTGCAGGGTGATCGTGCCTCAGTGTTTCTGCCTTCTCACCCTCCAGTTTCTCCATGGTGACTAGTATGGCACCATTCGCATTAAGGGAATGGGACACCATCACTATTGGCTCTGAATCAACAGAGATGGTAAGTGTAATAACTATGCCACATCCTTATCAGTAGATGCACAGGACTGATTCAAAACATGTTGAAGCTGTCACCTGCAACCTGCTCAAACCACCAGACCACTCCACAGCTCTGCTGCATAACCTGCCCCATGCCATAAATTCCATCGGACCACTTTAATATGGAATTCACTGGAGCTATCCACAGCAAAATGTGACATATCATCATCCATGCTGGATGTAAATTTCAGTATGTGGCACAAATGTATTCTTCTACTGCTTGTATGCATAGATGTCTTCTATTGTAATCACTATATTAACCCAGCCCTCAAACTTAAATTTTAAGGTGTCTGACAGCTCATGTATCAAGCATTAGTCCGCAGTCTGTGTCtgcttaattattttgtttttgccTATCTACTGATACTGATCACACATTCATAGCTCCATTCCCTCTGGCCTCAAGTGGCTAAGCATAAAGTTCTGTATATGCCTTCAAACAATAACTTTGGAAAGCAATGGGCATAGATGACAACAAACACAATACCATCGTGAGATTCCTCTCTTTGTATCAAATTAGTCCAATTCATAGGATGTTCCCAACCAAGATACTCCATCTTGTTAAATGTCTTATGTCCCACAGTGCAGCAATCCCCTCATTCAGATCACCTGCACTACTTTGTGGACTCCCTATTGTGAGACCACAAGTATAGCTGGATGATA carries:
- the LOC126298009 gene encoding uncharacterized protein LOC126298009; this encodes MSTSVYSPKINVIPPINGKTMLLYHITPEEVHMAISKITIIITHTFKNNQKNNVSQIARVLVNEQNGFRKGKSTQIALFNFLKLLYKAIGDKELVCGLFLDVSKAFDLISHKLLLPQLYSYGVHGVFYQ